TTTACGCAGCTACATCGCTGCTGGGTATCCGGATGCCGCGTCGCTGGCCGCTCTGCCCGCAGCGGTTGCACTGGAAACGGTGACACTGGCGCCGGTCATCCCCAATCCCGACAAGATCGTGATGGCGGCGCTCAACTATTATGAACCGGGTCAGGATCGTGACGACAAGCCCGATTATCCCGTGCTGTTCCTGCGGCTGCCCGCTTCCCAGATTGGCCATGGCGCCCCCCTGATCCAGCCACGGTCTTCGCAGAAGCTGGATTATGAGGGCGAACTGGCGGTGATCATCGGCAAGGGCGGACGCCATATTGCCCGCGAAGAGGCGCAGTCTCATGTGGCGGGCTACGCCATCTACAATGATGGCAGCGTACGCGACTGGCAGCGCCACAGCCACCAGTTCACGCCGGGCAAGAATTTTGTCGGCACGGGCGCCTTCGGGCCATGGATGGTAAGCAGCGACGCCTTGTCGCTGCCGCCCGATGGGC
The DNA window shown above is from Devosia litorisediminis and carries:
- a CDS encoding fumarylacetoacetate hydrolase family protein; translated protein: MRYLSFVHDGISSWGMLGESGIVDLGQHLGAQFPDLRSYIAAGYPDAASLAALPAAVALETVTLAPVIPNPDKIVMAALNYYEPGQDRDDKPDYPVLFLRLPASQIGHGAPLIQPRSSQKLDYEGELAVIIGKGGRHIAREEAQSHVAGYAIYNDGSVRDWQRHSHQFTPGKNFVGTGAFGPWMVSSDALSLPPDGLSLVTRVNGVEKQRTDTSRMIFDVPYLISYISTFTPLEPGDVIVTGTCKGFGATRTPQEFLTPGDLVEVEIDGLGLLANRVAVEVS